In Acidobacteriota bacterium, the DNA window TCTCCGCGTGGTCGCCGAGTCCGTGGAAGAGGCCATTCGAGTCGGCCACCACGCCGGGTGATGCCAGCGTGACCAGCGAACTCACCTGCGACGATTGACTCTGCAATGGCAGCCGGTCGAAGAGGCCGCGGTCGATGTCGGTGTGGAAGCCGGGCTCGTTCTCGATCAGGTCCTTGGCGTCGCCTTCCACCGTGACGGTCGAAGAAGAGGTCACGCTCAATCCGATCGCTACCGGAACGGGTACGGCGGAGCGCACGTCTACGTCGGTTACAAACGGAGCGAATCCGGTCGCCGTCGCCGTGAGGTGATATGGATTGAATGGGACGTTCGCGAACCGGAACTCACCCTGCGGTCCCGAAGTGGTCTCCCGGCGATATCCGCTGACCGGATAAGAGATCTCGACCTTCGCGTTGGGCACCACTGCGCCGGTCTGGTCTTTTACGACACCCTCGATGGTTCCCGAACTCCCCTGCGCATTCGCAAGCGAGGTAAAGCAAGCGGCCAGCGTGAACACCACAGCAAAATGGAAAATCGCCCGTCGCGTGGACGTAGGCATGTCTTTCTCCTGATCTGGATTTTTGGGTGCGGCCTAAGCTGGGGGCCTAGAGCGATTCAGGAGAAGGCGGAGGGCGGATGTAGAGCGAGTCGTGCGAGAGTGCCGAGACGACCGGCGCCTCGAAGAGCGTGACCAGCGGCTGGCTTACGTTGATCGGCTTTACCGTGGCCACCCGCGCGATCAGCGTGGGCGAATGCGCGACCACGCAGACGCTGCAGCGTTGCGCGTCGCGATCGGTGGAGTGGGAGTGCCGCGCTTCGACCGTCGCTGCGAACACCATCAGCAGCAGGCAGAGCACCGCCGTCCAGCGCAGGATGGTCAGCCGGCGGGCGTCGCGGGTTTTAGTCAGCAGCAACACTGTTTTCGGTTAGATGCAGTTCCGGGGAATGTGGCCTGTTTCCGGCAGGAACATGGATGGTCGCCTGCACGGGACTACCGGAAGCCCCGATTTTAGCACCCGCCGCAGGCATAGGACGCAGACCAGGCCGGTATCAGGATGGTTCATCGTTCGTTGCGCGGCCCTGAGGAAAGGTTTAACTTGGAGGTTTGAGAGGTATGCGTTGCGCACAGTAGTCCCTGAAGGGCTAGACCGCAAGGAAGCCGAGGTGTACGTGCGCCTCGATCCCAATCGGCTCCCCGAACACATCGCGATCATCATGGACGGCAACGGCCGCTGGGCCAAGAGCCGCCACATGCCGCGCATCACCGGCCACCGCGCCGGCGTCCGGGCCGTGCGCTCGACGGTGGAGACCGCCGCGCGCGTGGGCATCGAGGCGCTCACTCTCTACGCCTTCTCCGCCGAGAACTGGAAGCGCCGTCCCCGGGGCGAGGTGGACTTCCTCATGCGCCTGCTGCGCAAGTATCTGAAGGACGAAGTCCCCACGCTCAACCGCAACAATATCCGGCTGAAGTACATCGGACGCCGCCACGAGCTGCCGCTCGAAGTGCAGGAACGCATGGCGTGGGCGGCGGAAGAGACCAGTGAGAACGACGGCATGGTGCTCACGCTCGCCCTCAACTATGGCGCGCGCACCGAGATGGTGGACGCCTTCCGCGCCATCCTCGACCACGCGATGTCGAATGGCGGCGTGGAGCACCTCGAGATCACCGAAGAGTTGATCGACAAGAACTTGTACACGCGGCACGTTGGCGATCCCGACCTCGTCATCCGCACCTCGGGCGAGATGCGCCTCTCGAACTTCCTGCTGTGGCAGAGCGCCTACGCCGAGATCTACGTCACGCCCACGCTCTGGCCGGACTTCCGCGGACGCCACCTGCTCGAATCCATCGCCGAGTACCAGAAGCGCGAACGCCGCTACGGTGGCCTCATCGATCCGCCCAGCGGGCTGCACTAGGCTACCCGCTCACACTTTAAGAAGGGTCATGCTGAGAAGCGTCGCGAGCGCGCGCTTTCTCCGGCGCGCGAGCAGCGCCGAAGCATCTCAGGTTTCCTGGTCCGGCCTCCGTGTTATCTTCCCTTCCGCTGGTCTACGCAAACATGAAGCGCGTCCTCACCGCCGTGATCCTCATCCCGCTCGTCTTGGCGGACATCTTCTTCGCTCCCGACTGGCTGGTCGTGCTGACTGTCGGCCTGGTCGCCACCCTCGCCGCCAGTGAGTTCCTGCAACTTGCCGAGGCCTCCGGCATGGCGCCCTATCGCGGAGTCACGGTTTCCCTCGTCGCGGTCGGCTTCGCCACGATGGCTCTCTTTCTCGCGCGCAACCGCTACGCTGATGACGCCATCGCGCTACTCACAATCGGCGGCATCTTTTTTATTCCACTTGTCTTCCTGCTTCTCGGGTTGAGCAAGCCGGAACTGCGCGAGGCGCTGCCCGCTGCAGCGGTTTCGTATTTCACCTTTTATTACATCGCCTTCCCACTCGCGTGCCTGGTAGCGATACGGCGCATGGAAGGCGGCGGGCCGCAGGCCGACGGACGCGCTCTGCTGGCCATCGTCTTGATCGTGACTTGGGTGGGAGACATCGCCGCGATGTACGCCGGTCGTGCCTTCGGCAAGCACAAGCTAGCGCCGCGTATCAGCCCGGGGAAGACGATCGAGGGCAGTGTCGCCTCGCTTGTCTTCGCCGTCATTGTGTGTTGGGCGCTGGTCCAGTACGCGCTGCCCAGGTACTTAGGAGAAGCGGAAACGAACGTGCCCACTTGGGTGCCGATTGTCCTCGGCGTCGGCCTCAACATCGCCGCGCAGCTCGGCGACCTGGCCGAGTCGGCCATCAAGCGTGGCGCAGGTGTGAAGGACTCCGGCACCCTGCTGCCGGGACACGGCGGCGTCCTCGATCGCATCGACGCACTCCTGCTGGCCGCGCCCGTCGGGATGTTAATATTGCTGTTAACGCGCGATTATTTCTCCCGTTGATCGTTGCTCGTCAACCCATGAAACGCATTGCCATCCTGGGCTCGACCGGCTCCATCGGTCGCAGCACGCTCTCCATTGTCGAGTCCTACCCGGACCGCTTCGCCGTGGTGTCTCTTGCCGCCGGCGAGAATGTGGACGCCGCTTTCGAACAAGCCCAGCGCTGGCGCCCAAGAGTCATTTCGATGGCGACCGAGCAGGCCGCTCAACAACTCAAGCAACGTCTGGCCACCGAAGGCGGCAAGAACAAAGACATTGCCATCGTTCACGGCTCCGCCGGGACGGTCCAGGTCTCGACCCACCCCGAAGCCGACTTCGTGGTCAGCGCCATCGTCGGCGTCGCCGGTCTGGAAGCCACCTACGCCGCGGTGAAGGCCGGCAAGTCCGTCGGACTCGCCAACAAAGAGTGTCTG includes these proteins:
- a CDS encoding phosphatidate cytidylyltransferase; this translates as MKRVLTAVILIPLVLADIFFAPDWLVVLTVGLVATLAASEFLQLAEASGMAPYRGVTVSLVAVGFATMALFLARNRYADDAIALLTIGGIFFIPLVFLLLGLSKPELREALPAAAVSYFTFYYIAFPLACLVAIRRMEGGGPQADGRALLAIVLIVTWVGDIAAMYAGRAFGKHKLAPRISPGKTIEGSVASLVFAVIVCWALVQYALPRYLGEAETNVPTWVPIVLGVGLNIAAQLGDLAESAIKRGAGVKDSGTLLPGHGGVLDRIDALLLAAPVGMLILLLTRDYFSR
- a CDS encoding isoprenyl transferase, with the translated sequence MRTVVPEGLDRKEAEVYVRLDPNRLPEHIAIIMDGNGRWAKSRHMPRITGHRAGVRAVRSTVETAARVGIEALTLYAFSAENWKRRPRGEVDFLMRLLRKYLKDEVPTLNRNNIRLKYIGRRHELPLEVQERMAWAAEETSENDGMVLTLALNYGARTEMVDAFRAILDHAMSNGGVEHLEITEELIDKNLYTRHVGDPDLVIRTSGEMRLSNFLLWQSAYAEIYVTPTLWPDFRGRHLLESIAEYQKRERRYGGLIDPPSGLH